In Phaseolus vulgaris cultivar G19833 chromosome 3, P. vulgaris v2.0, whole genome shotgun sequence, the sequence AAGAACAATTTTAACTAATATAGTcattaacattataaaaaaattattaaaaaaaactaattttagaaatcaaaataattagttactcactaaattagaaatcattttataaaaaaaaaaattattggcatttaaagtagtttctattataagaaaaattataaagtagtttctaaattggtatctaaccattagttTTAGTTACCATTAGTTTaaatcttggtagttaatttagatatcaatttataaattatttcataattttttattaataataaaaatcacctTAGATATAGTAattttgtagtctctaaaataaatataacttaGTGAAtgtagtgattaattattttttatctctagatttgattgttatttaatgattttcttatagtgtaagttaaatacataattatatattaaatataatgtaAGTGGTAAATGATATATTCATGAAATCCATTAAATACAgcgtttttattaaaaaaaattaattacaacaTTCATAGGAGTTGTAATAACAATATTGAAGGTAATGTATAAACAATTTTAAGaacataattaaatattgtattaatttaatatgactcatttattatatttgatttatttatttaatatattgattaaatgaaaaatatttaaattttatttctaaaaatacagtaaacattttaaatatataaattgtacATTTTTCACCTATATGTATACCAATTATTGTATTTCACCATTATTTATAACAATTATACTATGTGACCCACTATGTGATatattattttgagttttaaatttaaaaatgtaaactattttattttgacTCGTTAAAGTAAACAAACTTGATAAAGAAATAGGGATACAAATCAATTATTTATAATCCGGTGTTTATGTGATTTTTAGATATCCTTTGattgtttaaaaatataaattgttgttATTGAATAATTTACTTATGTGTAGTGTTAGATATGAATTATGTAAAAATGTGATCGAGACATATTATTTTTAGGAAAGAAAATATTGTGTTGAAATTGTTAGGATTTGCATTTAttagggattcgtctagaaaGAAATATTCTTGATCTCTTGATATATTAGAAGtcatatagatgaagattgTCATATGTTCGAAAGAAGTTCATATGATTGTGTCTGtgatttgaaatataatatggTCTTGCAAGTCATATTAATTAACTTTATCATATGAGAtgatatgatattgagattattataAGTATAACTGTGTAAATTTCACAATACATATGCAAATATCTGAGTTTAAATCAATGCACGAGTCTTTCAGAAATAAAGTCAAGTGTATATTGGTAAGTAGATTTCGGACATGAGTAACATTGAGTATGGATTATTTCTAGACACTGACCGATTTGATACAATGAAATGTATGATAGAGATGGATTTTATGATGGTGATTTAAAGTTACAATTACATTGAAGTTTTAAAAATTCTAGTTTATCCTATtgtttgtgttttgtttgttttttatgtattatacgAGAGTAGATGCTGTTATAGGTGATAAAACTTCCTCCTAAACTAATgggttttattttgttttgatattttatttttaagatatgtaaatattaaattttctataaaaaatattgtataaattatttaaatatatatatatatatatatgttaattgGTTAAATATTTGCAAGATATACTATTTAGATAATGTAATTAGGGATGTTACAAATttactatattatattattttagttgatAAATTTTGAAGGATATTTAATTAAGATTTAATTTTTAGAAAGTaagattattaattaattaataaattatttataaagttgaatattagaaaaaaaacactacaataaacaataaaagttatgagtttttatcaattatataactttttctttAGAAGATTTATTGGATTAAACATATCTGCTCTGAGTATGGAGGGCTTACTGGCTAGTTACATAATAATAATGTGGACATCATTGTGGTGTGtccactaaaaaataaataaataaagtaaaaaataggGATAAAAAGGTCACAGGAAAAGGAGTCGTGGCAGttaatttaaaagattaattaaaaaagtagCGATGGACCATGgacatccaaaaaaaaaaaaggacagGGAAGTGGCAGTTTGGGATGTGTCCTATATATCCGAGGAAAGTGCTTGAATTGTGAACGCAGATCAgatcctctctctctctctctgtctcaattcatttcaattcaaggtcttctctttttcttctcttctgtccttttatctttcttcttccattcagCGACACTAAGGTTTCTATCTCTATCTCTATCTAGCTTCCTTTCTGTTTCCCAATTCCACCTTCACCTCTCTCTGTGCCGTTTCTTCCTCCTTCCCCCTTTATTTTTTTCGATTAAGGTTTTTATTTTGGGGCCTTCTCCCGTCAATTCAATTCATCGTCTCAAAACTTGAAGATGAAACCTTTATGCACCTTACGCATTAACCGCCTGTCTGAATTGTCCGAATCCAAGCATTGTTACGCTCATGATTTTTCACTTCTCGACAACTCTTTTGTCTGTTAGCTTTAGaatttgaatgttttttttaagtatcACGTTTTTAGGGTTAGGTTACTGCTTGCTTGTTATTCCTTTTCCGGTGGATGTTCTGAGACCGAGGAGTATCATCTTTTTTACTtggaaataaaattgaaattttagttCAGGGTCCTGTGACATTGGGTGTTTGTCTGTTTATTTTCGTACGGGGTGAAATTGATGTGTTTTCCGCTTTTTACCTCACACACTTTGTTTGGCAGGAATAAATAACATAGGGAATCATGGCTCAACAACAGGGGGACGGAATGGAGTATGTCGCTGACGATAACGAAATGGCGGAAGCAGAAGATGATATATATTTTCGGGGCAGAGTGTTTGGCGATTCAGAGTCCGAATCCGATGATGATGATTATGACTCAATGGTTGGTTTCTCCTCATAAGTAAATTTGTCATGCCTTGTGGTTTTGTCTTATGCGTTTAATTTACAATTACATGAGTAAAATGTTATGAAATGGCTTTGACATAATATTTCCTTTCTGATTGCCCTTGTTGGGATGTGGgttctttcttctttgttgcAGGAAAATCGAATGACAGATACCACTGCTGCAGAAGCTAGGAAAGGAAAGGATATACAAGGTATACCTTGGGATAGACTGAGCATTAGTCGTGAGAAGTATAGACAAACTAGACTAGAGCAGTATAAGAATTATGAAAATATACCGCAATCAGGCGAACTGTCAGAAAAGGTATACTGTGTTTTTTACTCGAGTTCTGTGGCATTTGAGTAATGCTTTTTAGGggatttttatctttttctcatCTATTCCATCTCTTGCCTACAGGAATGCTCACTAGCATATAGAGGAGGAAAGTATTATGATTTCTGGCAAAACACTAGATCTGTGAAATCAACAATACTTCATTTCCAAGTACGTTTATATAGTAATGAATTATATTGAATCATTTCAGATGATGCGATGCAATAAGTTAGATTATTATTACCTTCTAGAAATTCAGTGTGCCATGTTCGATGAGTTAACTAATGTTAATGTGATACCTCCAATCTCTCATTTGTAGTTGAGGAACTTGGTGTGGTCAACATCTAAGCATGATGTGTATCTTGTTTCGGGTTACTCAATTATACACTGGTCTTCTTTAAGTTCCAAGAAATCAGAAATCCTGAATGTATCAGGGCATGTGGCTCCATGTGAGGTAATAATTTTTGCACTCCTTTGTTATCAAAAGGATCACTTAGAATCTACAAATGAAATTAAGCCTTTTATGTGCCTGTTGGTGATAGAAACATCCTGGAAGCCTTTTGGAAGGATTTACTCAGACACAGATTAGTACACTGGCTGTGCGGGATAATTTGTTGATTGCTGGGGGTTTTCAAGGGGAACTTATTTGCAAGGTACTTCTATTATTATGGGGATTGTACTTGTCATTTTTCTTCCCTATATTAGTATTTGCCATTATTTATTGGATGTACTATTACTACACACCATGCAAGATACTTGGTCACTAAGATTTATTGTGCTCAATATTTCATTTCTTGCTTTGGATGTTCaaacaaaattatgaatttatactcgatatatttgttagatttctacATTGTTTTTAAATGGTAAAGAGATTATTTTGCCTTAAAATGGATCTGATTAATTGAACAATTACTGATTAGCCAAACTGAATAATATGAATTCATTCTCAATTATTTGAACTTTATTGATTCATTCCACATAATTGATAATTCTTGACTGATTAAATGATACGTATTGTCTTGCAGTACATAGATCGACCAGGGGTTAGTTTCTGTTCAAGAACTACTTATGATGACAATGCAATAACAAATGCTGTTGAGATATATGAGCATCCAAGGTCTTGATTCTCTGATctactgtttttcttttattttctctatatGGTGCTAGCAATTATTGCTTACAAAGGATACTAACAATTAATTGATATCTCAGTGGAGCTGTTCATTTCATGGCTTCGAATAATGATTGTGGACTTCGAGACTTTGATATGGAAAAATTTCAGCTTTCCAAGCATTTCTCCTTCTCTTGGCCTGTAAATGTAAGTCTTTAAATGgttaaatttttaattctttgTAAAAATCCATGTGGATTTGTTTTCTATTATTGAATGCAGTTTAGTATGTCTGTCAACCTGCAGTCCATTAATGGTGGGGGTGTCAAGCCAATCCATGTgggatttgttttttattattgaaagtAGTTTAGTATGTCTATTAATCTGCAGTCCATTAATGGTGGGGATGTCAAAAGCCAGCGCACTAACTACACAGTCAGTTAACTAACCTGGCCAGCCTGAAAATAAAGCTATACCAAGacacaaataaaaacaaagggAGCTACTGAAAATCCAAGAGTTCCCCTTCTAAACAGGACAGCTGAAATACTAATTCACAAACCATACAAACTATATATAGATGATATACACGTGTGTATGCATGTATATGTATGTCTCCAAACCAGCAATCAAGTGTCAATACACATCATAAGTTTAGGCCCTTGgcataaacattttttaatagttCATCTAGGAGTCATATAATTCATAGATAGTAGTTACCGTAACTTTTT encodes:
- the LOC137806878 gene encoding uncharacterized WD repeat-containing protein C2A9.03-like → MAQQQGDGMEYVADDNEMAEAEDDIYFRGRVFGDSESESDDDDYDSMENRMTDTTAAEARKGKDIQGIPWDRLSISREKYRQTRLEQYKNYENIPQSGELSEKECSLAYRGGKYYDFWQNTRSVKSTILHFQLRNLVWSTSKHDVYLVSGYSIIHWSSLSSKKSEILNVSGHVAPCEKHPGSLLEGFTQTQISTLAVRDNLLIAGGFQGELICKYIDRPGVSFCSRTTYDDNAITNAVEIYEHPSGAVHFMASNNDCGLRDFDMEKFQLSKHFSFSWPVNHTSLSPDGKLLVIVGDNPEGLLVDSQTGKTVKPLSGHLDYSFASAWHPDGHIFATGNQDKTCRVWDVRNLSKSVAVLKGNLGAIRSIRFTSDGRFMAMAEPADFVHVYDAKSGFEKEQEIDFFGEISGVSFSPDTESLFIGVWDRTYGSLLQYNRRRNYKYLDCM